The DNA sequence ACTGTACATGCACCCGTCGGAAAGTGCCGGAACGACGCTAGTTCCTGTTGTATTTGACGGAACCGGATACAGATCCCGGAGAAGAGGAGTCCTTAGGACTTTGTTAGTAAAGAACAAAGTCGGATTCATCACAAGAAAGTGTAAGAAGCCTAACACTGATGAAGCGACCTACGATCAGTGGGATCGTTGTGATGATATGGTTACATCGTGGATTTTGAATTCACTCTCAAAGGATCTAGCTGATAGTCTACAATATGTCAACGATGCTAAGGAGTTATGGCAAGAGTTAGAAGACCGATATGATCAAACTAATGGAGCGAAACTTTATCAACTGCAAAAGGAAATTAGTGACCTTAGTCAAGGGGCTTTGGACATCACAGGGTATTACACTAAAATGAAACGACTTTGGGAGGAATTGAACACCTTGAATGCACATGAATAGTGCAATTGCCAATGCATTTGTGGTGTAAAGACAAATATGCATAAAGCCAAGCATGATCGAAGACTAATTCAGTTCCTAATGGGCCTAAATGAAGTTTATACAGTTGT is a window from the Nicotiana tomentosiformis chromosome 10, ASM39032v3, whole genome shotgun sequence genome containing:
- the LOC138900454 gene encoding uncharacterized protein; this encodes MVGDKETQSTTGNWDSTNPLYMHPSESAGTTLVPVVFDGTGYRSRRRGVLRTLLVKNKVGFITRKCKKPNTDEATYDQWDRCDDMVTSWILNSLSKDLADSLQYVNDAKELWQELEDRYDQTNGAKLYQLQKEISDLSQGALDITGYYTKMKRLWEELNTLNAHE